A region of Penaeus chinensis breed Huanghai No. 1 chromosome 38, ASM1920278v2, whole genome shotgun sequence DNA encodes the following proteins:
- the LOC125046079 gene encoding pre-mRNA-processing factor 17-like, producing MASLLNLKSYGSGSESDSDSVGEESLQHLRPIESGNTISNQLQFVVNPEVTSTKELDDRRHLDPQEKELKYNPKYEELFAPTLGPNKPESDYHKVNRNTLAGHVEPAHFNHFEFESQRRTFTTYGYAVDPSISGDPDDGRRYIGDTTTAKESSGITVFETKHKPDQPTKRRRDKNDDAGDIDGFKGPWAKYENEQTVMKPSEEEQHALDEILAKRQKRGKQTDDKPIEEKSLLHIKDAYDYQGRSFLHVPQDVGVNLKSPDPPEKCFMPKKLIHTWKGHNKGVSAIKWLPNSGHLMLSCSMDTKIKIWEVYNNRRCIRTYMGHKQAVRDACFDNDGKQFLSAGYDRFIKLWDTETGDCVSRFTSRKIPYCVKFHPDEEKQNLFVAGTSDKKIVCWDIRTGEVVQEYDRHLGAVNTITFIDENRRFVSTSDDKSLRVWEWDIPVDFKYIADPTMHSMPAVTLSPNKKWLACQSMDNKIVIFSALDRFKMNRKKTFTGHMVAGYACTLDFSPDMSYLVSGDADGKAYVWDWKTTKLYQKWKAHDDVCIGILWHPHETSKLATAGWDGLIKYWD from the exons AAAGAACTGGATGACCGCCGCCACTTAGACCCACAAGAGAAGGAGCTGAAATACAACCCAAAGTATGAAGAACTGTTTGCTCCAACTCTGGGTCCTAACAAGCCAGAGTCAGACTACCACAAAGTGAACCGCAATACTCTTGCTGGACATGTTGAACCTGCGCACTTCAATCATTTTGAATTCGAGTCTCAGAGACGCACATTTACAACTTATG GGTATGCTGTTGACCCATCTATTTCTGGAGACCCTGATGATGGAAGAAGATACATTGGAGATACAACTACAGCCAAGGAAAGTTCCGGGATAACAGTGTTTGAGACAAAGCATAAACCTGATCAGCCAACAAAACGACGTCGTGACAAGAATGATGATGCAGGTGACATTGATGGCTTTAAAGGACCCTGGGCCAAGTACGAAAATGAACAGACAGTCATGAAGCCCTCAGAGGAGGAGCAGCATGCACTAGATGAGATTTTGGCCAAAAGACAAAAACGTGGAAAACAGACAGATGATAAACCCATTGAAGAGAAGTCTCTTCTCCATATTAAGGATGCTTATGATTACCAGGGACGATCTTTCCTTCATGTCCCACAAGATGTTGGTGTTAACTTAAAATCTCCAGACCCTCCAGAGAAGTGTTTCATGCCAAAGAAGTTGATACACACGTGGAAGGGGCATAACAAAGGTGTTTCAGCAATCAAGTGGTTGCCAAATTCAGGTCACCTCATGTTGTCATGTTCTATGGACACAAAGATTAAAATCTGGGAGGTGTATAATAACCGACGGTGCATTAGGACTTACATGGGGCACAAACAGGCTGTCAGAGATGCCTgttttgataatgatggaaaaCAGTTCCTTTCAGCTGGTTATGATCGTTTCATTAAGCTTTGGGACACTGAAACAGGAGATTGTGTATCAAGGTTCACCAGTCGCAAGATACCCTATTGTGTTAAATTCCATCCTGATGAAGAAAAGCAGAATTTATTTGTTGCTGGAACTTCAGATAAGAAAATTGTATGCTGGGATATTAGAACTGGTGAAGTAGTTCAAGAATATGATCGTCATTTAGGAGCTGTTAACACGATAACATTTATTGATGAAAACAGAAGATTTGTCTCCACATCAGATGATAAGAGTTTGCGTGTGTGGGAGTGGGATATCCCTGTTGATTTTAAGTACATAGCAGATCCTACTATGCATTCCATGCCTGCTGTGACCCTCTCACCAAATAAGAAGTGGTTAGCATGTCAAAGCATGGATAACAAGATTGTGATATTCTCTGCTCTGGATAGATTCAAGATGAACCGTAAAAAGACTTTCACAGGGCACATGGTAGCTGGATACGCCTGCACCCTTGACTTTTCTCCAGACATGTCCTATCTTGTATCAGGCGATGCTGATGGAAAAGCCTATGTTTGGGACTGGAAAACAACAAAGCTTTACCAGAAATGGAAGGCCCATGACGATGTTTGCATTGGCATCTTGTGGCACCCACATGAGACCAGTAAACTTGCTACAGCCGGCTGGGATGGCCTTATTAAATATTGGGACTGA